The proteins below are encoded in one region of Puntigrus tetrazona isolate hp1 chromosome 5, ASM1883169v1, whole genome shotgun sequence:
- the fxyd2 gene encoding sodium/potassium-transporting ATPase subunit gamma, which translates to MGVEKPEYSDADFTYDYELIRRGGLIFAAVLFCLGMVIIFGKRLNCGKKASSKLEDNGDL; encoded by the exons ATGGGAGTGG AAAAACCCGAGTATTCAGATGCTGATTTCACCTATG ATTACGAGTTAATCAGAAGAGGTGGGCTGATCTTTGCagctgttttgttctgtttgggCATGGTTATCATATTCG GCAAAAGGCTCAACTGTGGAAAAAAGGCGTCTTCTAA GCTTGAAGACAATGGTGATCTTTGA
- the ins gene encoding insulin, whose product MAVWLQAGALLFLLAVSSVNANAGAPQHLCGSHLVDALYLVCGPTGFFYNPKRDVDPLLGFLPPKSAQETEVADFAFKDHAELIRKRGIVEQCCHKPCSIFELQNYCN is encoded by the exons ATGGCAGTGTGGCTCCAGGCTGGTGCTCTGTTGTTCCTGTTGGCCGTGTCCAGTGTGAACGCTAACGCAGGGGCCCCGCAGCACCTGTGTGGATCTCATCTGGTCGATGCCCTTTACCTGGTTTGTGGTCCAACAGGCTTCTTCTACAATCCCAAAAGAGATGTTGACCCTCTTCTGG GTTTCCTTCCTCCAAAATCTGCCCAGGAAACTGAGGTGGCCGACTTTGCATTTAAAGATCATGCCGAGCTGATAAGGAAGAGAGGCATTGTGGAGCAGTGTTGCCACAAACCCTGCAGTATCTTTGAGCTGCAGAATTACTGTAACTAA
- the epd gene encoding ependymin, which yields MIVDVSGPEESWRAMMHTVKLLCVVFSCLCAVAWASSHRQPCHSPPLTSGTMKVVSTGGHDLASGEYSYDSKANKFRFVEDTAHANKTSYMDVLIHFEEGVLYEIDSKNESCKKETLQFRKHLMEIPPDATHESEIYMGSPSITEQGLRVRVWHGKLPELHAHYSLSTTSCGCLPVSGSYYGEKKDLVFSFFGVEPEVDDPQVFVPPAYCEGVAFEDAPDDHSFFDLFHD from the exons ATGATTGTGGATGTGTCTGGACCTGAAGAAAGTTGGAGAGCAATGATGCATACAGTCAAGCTGCTCTGTGTGGTTTTCTCGTGCCTCTGTGCTGTCGCCTGGGCTTCGTCTCATCGCCAGCCATGTC ATTCACCACCACTGACCAGTGGAACAATGAAAGTG GTTTCAACAGGGGGTCATGACCTTGCGTCTGGAGAGTATAGTTATGACTCCAAAGCGAATAAATTTCGTTTTGTGGAGGACACTGCTCACGCGAACAAAACTTCTTATATGGATGTGCTCATACATTTTGAAGAG GGTGTACTTTATGAGATAGACAGCAAAAACGAGAGTTGCAAGAAGGAGACTCTTCAGTTCCGTAAGCACCTGATGGAGATTCCACCCGATGCAACTCATGAGTCTGAGATCTACATGGGCAGCCCCTCCATCACAGAGCAGGGACTCAGAGTCCGCGTATGGCACGGAAAGCTGCCTGAACTTCATG CTCACTACTCTCTGTCAACCACTTCCTGTGGCTGTTTGCCGGTCTCTGGCTCCTACTATGGTGAGAAGAAGGACCTTGTCTTCAG TTTCTTCGGCGTTGAACCCGAAGTCGATGACCCACAAGTCTTTGTTCCCCCGGCCTATTGTGAGGGGGTGGCATTTGAGGATGCGCCAGACGACCACAGCTTCTTCGACCTGTTCCacgactga
- the panx1b gene encoding pannexin-1b isoform X2 has product MAIARVATEYVFSDFLLKEQSDSKYKGVRLELAADKLVTFIAVGLPLLLISLAFAQEVSVGTQITCFPPTNFTLRQAAYVDSFCWAAVEHHPTENGADSAPLHLHKFFPYILLLVATLMYIPALFWRFTAAPSLSSDLSFIMEELDRCYNRAIRLAKSLTTKQDKDIAEDPHSGLEMTEACFKYPLVEQYLKTKRSSWALAAKYLLCRVLTFLTLLLACFYLTYYIFWVSPSDQFSCHLRRGILVNESVVPDAVQCKLVAVGVFRLLSCMNLVVYLLLVPAVVYSAFQPVRQHQNAQFLRPYHLLPAFGHVLDLQPTTRRYDDFSIYLLFLEENLKLNAGVSE; this is encoded by the exons atGGCAATAGCACGCGTTGCTACCGAATACGTGTTTTCTGATTTTTTATTGAAAGAGCAGAGTGACTCTAAGTACAAAGGCGTGCGACTGGAACTCGCAGCAGACAAACTGGTCACTTTTATCGCGGTCGGGCTTCCTTTGTTACTCATCTCACTCGCCTTTGCACAAGAAGTCTCTGTGG GTACTCAGATCACATGTTTTCCACCCACTAACTTCACATTGAGACAGGCTGCATATGTGGACTCCTTCTGCTGGGCTGCAGTAGAGCATCACCCTACAGAAAATGGGGCTGATAGCGCCCCCCTTCATCTACACAAG TTCTTTCCTTATATCCTTCTGCTGGTTGCCACCCTCATGTATATTCCTGCTCTCTTCTGGCGCTTCACGGCTGCCCCGTCCCTATCCTCTGACCTCAGTTTTATCATGGAGGAACTTGACCGTTGCTACAACCGTGCCATCCGCCTAGCCAAGAGCCTCACAACCAAACAAGACAAAGACATTGCAGAGGACCCACACAG tggtCTTGAAATGACTGAAGCTTGTTTTAAGTACCCTCTTGTAGAGCAGTACTTAAAGACAAAGCGTTCATCTTGGGCTTTAGCAGCAAAATATCTGCTTTGCCGGGTTTTAACATTCCTCACTTTATTGCTGGCCTGCTTTTATCTGACCTACTACATCTTTTGGGTGTCACCCAGTGATCAGTTCTCCTGTCACCTGCGCAGAG GTATATTAGTAAACGAGAGTGTGGTGCCAGATGCGGTTCAGTGTAAGCTGGTGGCAGTGGGTGTTTTCCGCCTTCTCAGTTGCATGAATCTGGTGGTGTATTTACTGTTAGTACCGGCCGTGGTTTACTCTGCCTTCCAGCCTGTTCGTCAGCACCAGAACGCTCAGTTTCTCCGTCCATACCACCTACTGCCTGCTTTCGGTCACGTGCTGGATCTGCAGCCTACCACCCGCCGTTATGATGACTTCAGCATCTACCTGCTCTTCTTGGAGGAAAACTTGA AGCTGAATGCTGGTGTCAGCGAGTGA
- the arhgap35b gene encoding LOW QUALITY PROTEIN: rho GTPase-activating protein 35 (The sequence of the model RefSeq protein was modified relative to this genomic sequence to represent the inferred CDS: inserted 1 base in 1 codon): MMMAKKQESRMPIYNLVVVGLSGTEKEKGQCGVGKSCLCNRFVRPSADDFHLDHTSVLSTSDFGGRVVNNDHFLFWGEVGRVLEDGADCRMHVVEQTEFIDDQTFQPHRSTALQPYIKRAASTKLASAEKLMYFCTDQLGLEQDFEQKQMPEGKLQVDGFLLCVDVSRGMNRNFDDQMKFITNLYNHLSKTKKPIVLVLTKCDEGVERYIKDSHTFAITKKNLQVVETSARSNVNVDLAFLTLIQLIDKGRGKPKIIPYFEALKHQSQLIASAKDRYEWLVNHIVKNHNETWPNVSRRMQTSPEYKEYVFLEGTGKAKKLFQQHIHRLKQEHIERRRKAYLTALPLALSSLVSELDEIEHLSWSGVQKVLESKKDFDHWFVVLDDAPWEDTPHLDNMEDDRIPFDVLDTTAAEIIFDAHLEHLRNECKRAQMRHEFKAKLASSPFVTPGKPWEEARSFIMNEDFYQWLEEPEYLDIYNRHQKAIIDRAKEDFQELLLEYSELFYELEVDAKPSKEKMGAIQEVLGEEQRFKALQKLQAERDALVLKHIHFVYHPTKETCPNCPHCVDNKIEQILASCFPAQYPSFGKSNMFDGKVDRINLVILGKDGLARELANEIRALCTNDDHYMLEGRMYELILRPIEGNVRLPVNSFHTSTFTPHGCLCLYNSKESLSYIVESIEKLRESTLGRRDNHMAQLPLSLLLVTKRGVGGLGDIGGETAQALISQGQQVAIKLQCNYLEPASPGTGYGRNVNEKQINQVLKVLLETRRTSTFRSCSPPAPPLPPCIRELQQDQSPEAELRIVMCLMCGDSYDIDQLFAPFLLPQHCKPTSPQTSGTSVLLEQTIGGHKHTIELSLMSYHASFATRKSRLVHGYIAVYSASRKASFETLCAFLCEVQDIVPVQLLAVGETRTELLDSESAHEMLVQGEELARELEGRFCSIVCGTGGVVGGLHKLDLLEQFFTEVLEKRTIVEASHMYENVAEASSTNENVYSPHCGSPSPVTMLLDSEEDMEASPPYHDGTLTSHGGFKLPDLDSGDTFSVISDLSTFENKLNNKVPPQVRPKPSVTFDLRKPNFNPYVDAVSHRRSLTSNVTWPLGGDYDPSDYAEPMDAVSKPRPSYEDSIYSVPHDSTQGKIITIRNSNRIHSNGGGNGSDSEGDGSSLERCRKFSAARVKPRLYRDRSKRLGKFSSFRTSFSIGSDDEIGTLSRSKDDDVSGLKADILNEEGEDPKKRNILKSLRRPGKKTRPKPRHSISKPLESNYFGVPLVNVVSFERPIPVFIDKCIRYIEATGLTTEGIYRVSGNKAEIESMQRQFEQDHNLDLVEKDFTVNTVAGAMKSFFSELPEPLVPYSSQEELVEAFKINDREQRLHTMKDVLRRFPRENFDVFKYVMSHLNKVSQWNRVNLMTSENLSICFWPTLMRPDFTSMDALTATRTYQTIIETFIHQCAFFFYNQPPAESPTGPFGPPGPLVPSGLPPSPTAAPSXLPPIPHFTPLLQSPPHSPPQSPHTAPGEPQTL, encoded by the exons ATGATGATGGCTAAAAAGCAAGAATCCCGAATGCCTATCTACAACCTCGTTGTTGTTGGCCTGTCGGGAACTGAGAAAGAGAAGGGGCAATGTGGAGTTGGCAAATCATGCCTTTGTAACCGCTTTGTCAGGCCCAGTGCGGATGACTTCCATCTTGATCACACTTCTGTGCTAAGTACAAGTGACTTTGGTGGCCGGGTAGTCAACAATGaccacttcctgttttgggGAGAGGTGGGGAGAGTTTTGGAAGATGGCGCAGACTGCAGAATGCATGTGGTTGAGCAGACCGAATTCATTGATGACCAAACGTTCCAGCCTCATCGCAGCACAGCATTACAGCCCTACATCAAAAGAGCTGCCTCCACCAAACTGGCTTCTGCTGAAAAGCTCATGTACTTCTGCACTGATCAGTTGGGACTGGAGCAAGACTTCGAACAGAAGCAAATGCCCGAAGGCAAGTTGCAGGTGGATGGCTTTCTGCTTTGTGTTGATGTTAGTCGTGGCATGAATCGCAACTTTGATGATCAAATGAAATTTATCACCAACTTGTACAATCACTTAAGCAAGACAAAAAAGCCTATTGTGCTGGTTCTCACTAAGTGTGATGAGGGTGTGGAGCGATACATCAAGGACTCTCATACCTTTGCCATTACAAAAAAGAACTTGCAGGTTGTTGAAACGTCGGCACGGTCCAACGTCAATGTTGATTTGGCTTTCCTTACCTTGATACAGCTTATTGATAAGGGAAGAGGTAAGCCCAAGATCATTCCTTACTTTGAGGCACTAAAGCACCAGAGTCAACTAATTGCTTCTGCAAAGGACCGCTATGAGTGGTTGGTGAACCACATTGTGAAGAATCACAATGAAACGTGGCCCAATGTTAGCCGACGAATGCAGACTTCACCCGAATACAAGGAGTATGTATTTTTAGAAGGTACTGGTAAAGCTAAAAAGCTGTTTCAACAACACATTCACAGGCTAAAACAGGAACACATTGAAAGGCGTCGCAAAGCATACCTGACCGCTCTTCCACTCGCATTAAGTAGCTTAGTGTCCGAGTTGGATGAAATTGAGCATTTGAGCTGGTCTGGAGTCCAGAAGGTCCTCGAGTCTAAAAAAGACTTTGATCATTGGTTTGTGGTACTGGACGATGCGCCTTGGGAGGACACGCCACATCTTGACAACATGGAAGATGATCGTATCCCCTTTGATGTGCTAGACACCACGGCTgctgaaataatatttgatgCACACCTTGAACATTTGCGCAATGAATGCAAGCGTGCCCAGATGCGTCATGAGTTCAAAGCGAAATTAGCATCATCACCTTTCGTTACCCCTGGCAAACCCTGGGAGGAAGCCCGAAGCTTCATCATGAACGAAGACTTTTACCAGTGGCTTGAGGAGCCAGAATATTTGGACATTTATAACCGGCACCAGAAAGCAATCATAGACAGGGCAAAGGAGGATTTTCAGGAGCTTTTACTAGAGTACTCTGAGCTCTTCTATGAACTTGAGGTAGATGCCAAACCTAGTAAAGAGAAGATGGGAGCAATTCAAGAAGTGTTGGGTGAAGAACAACGCTTCAAGGCCCTTCAGAAACTGCAAGCCGAAAGGGATGCTTTAGTGCTGAAACACATCCATTTTGTGTATCATCCTACAAAAGAAACGTGTCCAAACTGCCCACACTGTGTTGACAACAAAATTGAGCAAATACTAGCTTCGTGCTTCCCTGCACAATACCCTTCCTTTGGAAAGTCCAATATGTTTGATGGAAAGGTAGATAGAATCAATCTTGTAATACTCGGCAAAGATGGACTTGCCAGAGAATTAGCCAATGAGATTCGGGCATTGTGTACCAATGACGATCATTATATGCTTGAAGGTAGAATGTATGAGCTTATCCTTCGGCCCATTGAGGGTAATGTTAGACTTCCTGTCAATTCATTTCATACATCCACATTTACTCCCCACGGATGCCTGTGTTTGTACAATTCAAAAGAATCCTTATCATATATTGTTGAAAGTATTGAGAAGTTGCGAGAGTCCACACTTGGCAGAAGAGACAACCATATGGCTCAGCTTCCCCTGTCACTCTTACTAGTAACCAAAAGAGGCGTTGGAGGACTGGGTGACATTGGTGGTGAGACTGCTCAAGCATTAATCTCACAGGGTCAGCAGGTAGCCATAAAACTGCAGTGTAACTACCTGGAACCTGCCTCCCCAGGCACTGGCTATGGGcgaaatgtaaatgaaaagcaGATCAATCAGGTCTTGAAGGTTCTACTTGAAACAAGGAGGACTTCAACATTTCGTAGCTGTTCCCCACCTGCACCTCCGCTGCCTCCATGTATTCGAGAATTACAGCAGGATCAGAGCCCAGAGGCTGAATTGCGTATTGTCATGTGCCTAATGTGTGGAGACTCCTATGACATTGATCAACTCTTTGCACCATTTCTTCTTCCTCAGCATTGCAAGCCAACGTCTCCTCAGACAAGTGGCACTTCAGTGCTGCTAGAACAAACAATTGGTGGTCACAAGCATACAATTGAACTGTCGCTAATGTCATACCATGCTTCTTTTGCCACTCGTAAGAGTCGGCTGGTACATGGCTACATTGCTGTATACTCGGCTAGCCGCAAGGCTTCTTTTGAAACCCTGTGTGCCTTTTTGTGTGAGGTTCAGGACATTGTCCCCGTTCAACTGCTTGCAGTGGGGGAAACGCGGACTGAGCTTCTGGACTCTGAATCTGCTCATGAAATGCTAGTCCAAGGTGAAGAACTGGCACGTGAACTTGAGGGACGGTTTTGCAGTATTGTCTGTGGCACCGGAGGAGTTGTTGGAGGACTACACAAACTAGACCTTTTGGAACAATTTTTCACAGAGGTATTAGAAAAGAGAACCATTGTTGAGGCCAGTCATATGTATGAAAATGTTGCAGAAGCCAGTAGCACAAATGAGAATGTGTACTCGCCACACTGTGGCTCCCCAAGCCCTGTAACAATGCTGTTAGATTCTGAGGAAGACATGGAAGCTTCCCCGCCTTACCATGATGGCACACTCACCTCTCACGGTGGATTCAAATTGCCTGACCTGGACTCAGGTGACACATTTTCTGTGATCTCTGACCTTAGCACCTTTGAGAACAAACTGAATAATAAAGTTCCTCCACAAGTAAGACCCAAACCTAGTGTGACATTCGACCTTAGAAAACCAAATTTTAATCCGTATGTGGATGCAGTCAGCCATCGCCGTTCCCTTACATCCAATGTGACGTGGCCTCTAGGAGGAGATTATGATCCTTCAGACTATGCTGAGCCAATGGATGCGGTCTCTAAACCCCGCCCCAGCTATGAGGATAGCATATATTCTGTGCCACATGACAGCACACAGGGTAAAATTATTACCATCCGCAATTCCAATCGGATCCATTCGAATGGAGGAGGCAACGGTTCAGACAGTGAAGGCGATGGCAGCTCATTGGAGAGATGTCGCAAGTTTTCAGCTGCACGTGTAAAGCCACGTCTCTACCGTGATCGTTCCAAACGTTTGGGCAAGTTCAGCAGTTTCCGCACTAGTTTTTCCATTGGTAGCGATGATGAGATTGGCACTCTCTCAAGGTCAAAAGATGATGATGTTTCAGGACTAAAGGCAGATATACTGAATGAAGAAGGAGAAGATCCCAAAAAGAGGAACATACTGAAAAGTCTTCGCCGACCAGGCAAA AAAACAAGACCAAAGCCTCGTCATTCTATCTCTAAGCCTTTGGAGAGTAACTACTTTGGAGTGCCCTTGGTCAATGTGGTTTCCTTTGAACGACCTATTCCAGTGTTCATTGACAAGTGTATTCGTTACATTGAGGCCACAG GTCTCACAACAGAGGGTATCTACAGGGTAAGTGGGAATAAGGCGGAGATAGAGAGCATGCAGAGACAGTTCGAACAGG ACCACAATCTGGACCTTGTAGAGAAGGACTTCACTGTGAATACAGTTGCCGGAGCAATGAAAAGTTTTTTCTCTGAGCTGCCTGAGCCTCTGGTTCCTTACAGTTCACAGGAGGAGCTGGTGGAAGCTTTCA AAATTAATGATCGAGAACAGAGGCTTCACACAATGAAGGATGTGTTAAGACGATTTCCCAGGGAGAATTTTGATGTCTTCAAATATGTAATGAGCCATCTAAACAA ggTTAGTCAGTGGAACAGAGTCAACTTAATGACCAGCGAGAATCTCTCTATCTGTTTCTGGCCAACACTGATGAGGCCAGATTTCACCTCTATGGATGCCCTGACAGCCACACGTACCTACCAGACAATCATCGAGACATTCATCCATCAGTGTGCTTTCTTCTTTTACAACCAGCCACCTGCTGAGTCACCCACTGGCCCCTTCGGACCCCCTGGACCACTGGTGCCCTCCGGACTGCCCCCATCCCCCACAGCCGCCCCTT TATTGCCCCCAATCCCACATTTTACCCCCCTCCTGCAGTCCCCACCACATTCTCCCCCCCAGAGCCCACACACGGCCCCTGGAGAACCACAAACACTGTGA
- the panx1b gene encoding pannexin-1b isoform X1, producing the protein MAIARVATEYVFSDFLLKEQSDSKYKGVRLELAADKLVTFIAVGLPLLLISLAFAQEVSVGTQITCFPPTNFTLRQAAYVDSFCWAAVEHHPTENGADSAPLHLHKFFPYILLLVATLMYIPALFWRFTAAPSLSSDLSFIMEELDRCYNRAIRLAKSLTTKQDKDIAEDPHSGLEMTEACFKYPLVEQYLKTKRSSWALAAKYLLCRVLTFLTLLLACFYLTYYIFWVSPSDQFSCHLRRGILVNESVVPDAVQCKLVAVGVFRLLSCMNLVVYLLLVPAVVYSAFQPVRQHQNAQFLRPYHLLPAFGHVLDLQPTTRRYDDFSIYLLFLEENLSELKSYKCLQVLELLSEGEEAAFDTMCLLRTLGQVRTDMVDRKQAQTVNGSAEIEISQIKDASSVLMDDGVQTEKSCSCEKDVRHRVV; encoded by the exons atGGCAATAGCACGCGTTGCTACCGAATACGTGTTTTCTGATTTTTTATTGAAAGAGCAGAGTGACTCTAAGTACAAAGGCGTGCGACTGGAACTCGCAGCAGACAAACTGGTCACTTTTATCGCGGTCGGGCTTCCTTTGTTACTCATCTCACTCGCCTTTGCACAAGAAGTCTCTGTGG GTACTCAGATCACATGTTTTCCACCCACTAACTTCACATTGAGACAGGCTGCATATGTGGACTCCTTCTGCTGGGCTGCAGTAGAGCATCACCCTACAGAAAATGGGGCTGATAGCGCCCCCCTTCATCTACACAAG TTCTTTCCTTATATCCTTCTGCTGGTTGCCACCCTCATGTATATTCCTGCTCTCTTCTGGCGCTTCACGGCTGCCCCGTCCCTATCCTCTGACCTCAGTTTTATCATGGAGGAACTTGACCGTTGCTACAACCGTGCCATCCGCCTAGCCAAGAGCCTCACAACCAAACAAGACAAAGACATTGCAGAGGACCCACACAG tggtCTTGAAATGACTGAAGCTTGTTTTAAGTACCCTCTTGTAGAGCAGTACTTAAAGACAAAGCGTTCATCTTGGGCTTTAGCAGCAAAATATCTGCTTTGCCGGGTTTTAACATTCCTCACTTTATTGCTGGCCTGCTTTTATCTGACCTACTACATCTTTTGGGTGTCACCCAGTGATCAGTTCTCCTGTCACCTGCGCAGAG GTATATTAGTAAACGAGAGTGTGGTGCCAGATGCGGTTCAGTGTAAGCTGGTGGCAGTGGGTGTTTTCCGCCTTCTCAGTTGCATGAATCTGGTGGTGTATTTACTGTTAGTACCGGCCGTGGTTTACTCTGCCTTCCAGCCTGTTCGTCAGCACCAGAACGCTCAGTTTCTCCGTCCATACCACCTACTGCCTGCTTTCGGTCACGTGCTGGATCTGCAGCCTACCACCCGCCGTTATGATGACTTCAGCATCTACCTGCTCTTCTTGGAGGAAAACTTGAGTGAGCTTAAGAGCTACAAATGTTTGCAG GTGTTGGAGCTGCTGTCAGAGGGAGAAGAAGCAGCATTTGACACCATGTGTCTCCTCAGGACTCTTGGACAAGTGAGGACTGACATGGTGGACAGAAAACAAGCCCAAACTGTAAATGGAAGCGCAGAGATAGAAATCTCTCAAATAAAGG ATGCCTCTTCTGTTCTGATGGATGATGGAGTACAGACAGAAAAAAGCTGCAGCTGTGAGAAAGATGTAAGACACAGGGTGGTCTAA